From a single Rosa rugosa chromosome 7, drRosRugo1.1, whole genome shotgun sequence genomic region:
- the LOC133721699 gene encoding uncharacterized protein LOC133721699 codes for MKTLASPSSGVVLEIYRDREAGLVNRVEEASCFFRPHKKNGDFRFLNLVAFLQQRKPIKPVVCLSSKTQAELETTDAQIQETYPTKTMHVKFQLQKECSFGQHFLIVGDDPMLGLWDPERAIQMDWSDGNVWSVELDIPVGKSIQFKFILNGSAGNILWQPGPDRIFQTWETENTITVSEDWGDAELQKITEEAQVYNQIEDSNINSDILIPEDDNLTFPEEEPVFNINMESANVDSYTDPAQIPLVESYQEQIVADNISVSQEKPKTFVAENITPKWPKQMMEPYEEQMVARTNAPSEDSAAIPNEMMVAQNIFGNNGRAATARNLASSNTEESLMNYEEEGPVLVPGLSRAQAVPTEEANKEEVEKPMTFDGSVGAYEAKELNMPELEEKQEPYRESPQAETIEMFNDNIEKFDEELKQKPQPAERENQSKPDLPKGSPQTETTDMFNNNEVSFDGGLEQKPQTAETAEQSASEQTHDIWHSDMQWGRKILQKLLITFRLP; via the exons ATGAAAACGTTGGCGAGTCCCAGTTCGGGGGTGGTCCTGGAAATTTACAGGGACAGAGAGGCTGGCTTGGTGAACAGGGTTGAAGAAGCTTCTTGCTTTTTCAGGCCTCACAAGAAAAATGGAGACTTTCGGTTCTTGAATTTGGTGGCGTTTCTGCAACAGAGAAAGCCCATCAAACCTGTCGTTTGTCTTTCATCGAAAACCCAG GCAGAATTGGAGACTACAGATGCTCAGATTCAAGAAACAT ATCCAACAAAAACTATGCATGTCAAGTTCCAGTTGCAGAAAGAGTGCTCCTTTGGTCAGCATTTCCTCATAGTAGGGGATGATCCTATGTTGGGTTTATGGGACCCTGAGAGAGCAATACAGATGGACTGGTCTGATGGGAATGTGTGGTCTGTTGAGCTG GATATACCTGTTGGGAAATCAATCCAGTTCAAGTTCATACTAAACGGAAGCGCAGGGAATATCTTGTGGCAACCTGGCCCAGATCGAATTTTTCAAACCTGGGAAACTGAGAACACAATCACTGTTTCTGAAGATTGGGGAGATGCTGAACTTCAGAAAATAACAGAAGAAGCACAAGTTTATAATCAAATTGAGGATTCTAATATCAACTCAGATATATTGATTCCAGAGGATGACAACTTGACTTTTCCAGAAGAGGAGCCAGTGTTTAATATAAACATGGAGTCGGCCAATGTTGATAGTTACACTGATCCAGCACAGATACCGTTAGTGGAATCATACCAGGAACAAATTGTTGCTGATAACATATCTGTCTCACAAGAGAAGCCCAAAACTTTTGTTGCTGAGAATATAACACCAAAATGGCCAAAGCAAATGATGGAACCATACGAGGAACAAATGGTTGCAAGAACTAATGCCCCAAGTGAGGATTCTGCAGCCATCCCAAACGAGATGATGGTGGCACAGAACATTTTTGGAAATAATGGCAGAGCTGCAACAGCAAGGAACCTCGCAAGCTCAAACACTGAGGAAAGCCTAATGAACTATGAGGAAGAAGGACCTGTTCTGGTACCTGGCTTGAGTCGTGCACAAGCTGTTCCAACTGAAGAAGCAAACAAAGAGGAAGTTGAGAAACCAATGACCTTTGATGGCTCGGTTGGAGCTTATGAAGCTAAGGAACTGAATATGCCAGAG CTAGAAGAGAAGCAAGAACCATATAGGGAATCACCTCAAGCAGAAACTATTGAGATGTTCAATGATAATATAGAGAAATTTGATGAAGAACTCAAGCAAAAGCCTCAACCAGCTGAAAGGGAAAATCAGTCCAAGCCTGACCTACCCAAAGGCTCACCTCAAACAGAAACAACTGACATGTTCAACAATAATGAAGTGAGTTTTGATGGTGGACTCGAGCAAAAGCCTCAAACTGCTGAAACTGCAGAACAGTCTGCTTCAGAGCAAACCCATGATATCTGGCACAGTGACATGCAATGGGGTCGTAAAATACTGCAGAAACTTCTGATTACTTTCAGATTGCCTTAG
- the LOC133720491 gene encoding RNA polymerase II C-terminal domain phosphatase-like 2: protein MSSLGFRSVVYHGELCLGELDAIQVTEGKFHFPNNEIRIHHISQQSERCPPLSVLQTISSFSVRCKLESATPVEQPHLINLHASCFYELKTAVVLVGNEEIHLVAMPSKQKKFPCFWCYSVPLGLYNASLGMLNPRCLSIVFDLDETLIVANTMKSFEDRIEALRSWIARESETSRIAGMSNEMKRYIDDRWLLRQYIDNDCVVDNGQVYKIQMEEVPPLSGNHERIRRPIVRLPDRNIVLTRINPEVRDTSVLVRLRPAWEDLRSYLTAKGRKRFEVHVCTMAERDYALEMWRLLDPEGQLIGSKQLLDRVVCVKSGSRKSLLNVFQLGTCHPKMAMVIDDRSKVWEDKDQPRVHVVPAFTPYYAPQAETANAVPVLCVARNVACNVRGCFFKEFDEIFLRRISEVFYEDEVVNLPPSPDVSNYLISEDAGFVPNGIAPLSEGMHGGEVERRLNQPDDKGVMDSMAYSNHAELRPDNSQKPVATVLNVPGATSLRPVMPTQKPSLLGPLVRRDSFSDRDNNMKRGLLGTNPCLDIRSQSSGEPPNSSRVPAQTSASTVHAQGGWLVDDDKKRGHLSFRPPVSGQESDVLKPEKLIHQNPFSLNKQSAPTGLLSQTSEARREEVSSGHDFPKQNLPFPSVLSEAGVSQNQASSFKKESGKVNALPSPLSIGVLQEIGRRCGSKVEFKAVISTSNDLQFSFEVLFTGEKIGFGTGRTRKDAQQQAAENALHSLAEKYVSYIAPQSGAVDKDFDKLSLGNENGFVLDIVGPGSAEGLMEDGLPKESTSEASEGEPGSSSTVASQQVQKRANSPRLLQSVSNKRSKEELAGGPRNLSYSRLRKGPKDKPQD, encoded by the exons ATGAgcagtttagggtttaggtccGTGGTCTATCACGGCGAGCTGTGCTTGGGTGAGCTCGACGCTATTCAGGTGACGGAggggaaatttcatttcccaaACAACGAGATTCGAATCCACCACATATCGCAGCAAAGTGAACGCTGTCCACCCCTCTCAGTTCTTCAAACGATTTCCTCATTTTCGGTTAGATGCAAGCTCGAATCGGCCACCCCTGTTGAACAGCCTCATTTGATCAACCTCCACGCCTCGTGTTTCTACGAGCTCAAG ACGGCGGTAGTGTTGGTTGGGAATGAAGAGATTCACTTGGTGGCAATGCCAAGTAAGCAGAAAAAGTTTCCGTGCTTTTGGTGCTATTCGGTTCCTTTAGGTCTGTATAATGCTTCTCTTGGAATGCTGAACCCTAGGTGTCTCTCAATTGTATTTGATCTCGACGAGACTCTAATTGTTGCCAACACAATGAAGTCGTTTGAGGATAGAATTGAGGCTTTACGAAGCTGGATTGCACGAGAGAGTGAAACGTCGCGAATAGCCGGAATGTCTAATGAAATGAAACGTTACATTGACGATAGGTGGTTGTTGAGGCAGTATATAGATAATGATTGTGTGGTGGATAACGGACAGGTGTATAAGATTCAAATGGAGGAGGTTCCTCCACTGTCAGGTAACCACGAGAGAATCCGTCGGCCGATCGTTAGGTTGCCAGACAGGAACATCGTGCTCACTCGCATCAATCCCGAG GTTCGTGATACAAGTGTGCTGGTCAGGTTACGGCCTGCATGGGAAGATCTGAGAAGTTATTTAACAGCAAAAGGACGCAAGCGGTTTGAAGTTCATGTCTGTACGATGGCTGAAAGGGACTATGCATTAGAAATGTGGAGGCTTCTAGACCCAGAAGGACAACTAATAGGTTCAAAGCAACTTCTTGACCGTGTTGTTTGTGTCAAATCAG GTTCGCGGAAATCTTTACTCAATGTCTTCCAACTTGGAACGTGCCATCCAAAGATGGCCATGGTTATTGATGATCGTTCAAAGGTCTGGGAAGATAAGGATCAACCTCGAGTTCATGTAGTTCCAGCTTTTACTCCTTACTATGCTCCTCAAGCAGAG ACAGCAAATGCCGTTCCTGTCCTCTGTGTAGCAAGAAATGTTGCATGCAATGTCAGGGGCTGCTTTTTTAA AGAGTTCGATGAGATTTTCTTGCGAAGAATTTCTGAAGTTTTTTATGAAGATGAGGTGGTAAATTTACCTCCTTCTCCTGATGTGAGCAATTACTTGATATCAGAG GATGCTGGTTTTGTACCAAATGGAATTGCTCCCCTTAGTGAAGGAATGCATGGTGGTGAAGTTGAACGGAGATTGAACCAACCT GATGATAAGGGTGTTATGGACTCAATGGCTTATTCTAATCATGCTGAGTTAAGACCTGACAACTCCCAGAAACCTGTAGCAACTGTCCTCAATGTCCCTGGTGCAACATCTTTGAGACCGGTCATGCCTACTCAGA AACCTAGTTTGCTTGGACCTCTTGTTAGACGAGACAGCTTTTCTGATCGTGATAATAACATGAAGAGAGGACTTCTTGGTACAAATCCTTGCCTAGATATAAGGAGTCAAAGCTCTGGTGAACCCCCAAATTCATCTAGAGTACCTGCACAAACTTCAGCATCCACAGTACATGCACAAGGAGGATGGTTGGTGGATGATGACAAGAAAAGAGGACATTTAAGTTTTCGACCTCCTGTTTCTGGTCAAGAGTCTGATGTCTTAAAACCTGAGAAGCTGATCCACCAGAATCCGTTTAGTCTTAATAAACAGTCTGCTCCGACTGGTTTACTCTCACAGACATCTGAGGCAAGGAGGGAAGAG GTTAGCTCTGGACATGATTTCCCAAAGCAAAATCTTCCTTTTCCAAGTGTGTTATCAG AGGCTGGTGTGTCTCAGAATCAGGCATCTTCTTTTAAAAAAGAATCTGGAAAAGTGAACGCGCTGCCGTCCCCTTTATCTATTGGTGTGCTGCAGGAAATCGGACGGAGATGCGGCTCAAAG GTTGAATTTAAGGCTGTTATAAGCACCAGTAACGATTTGCAGTTTTCTTTTGAG GTGCTCTTCACTGGGGAGAAGATAGGTTTTGGAACAGGAAGGACAAGAAAGGATGCTCAACAACAGGCTGCTGAGAATGCACTTCACAGCTTGGCTG AAAAATATGTCTCATATATTGCACCGCAATCTGGAGCAGTGGACAAAGATTTTGATAAACTCTCTCTTGGAAATGAAAACGGATTTGTTTTGGACATTGTTGGTCCAGGATCAGCTGAGGGGCTAATGGAAGATGGATTGCCAAAAGAAAGTACTTCTGAG GCTTCTGAAGGTGAGCCTGGAAGCTCTTCTACTGTGGCGAGTCAGCAAGTTCAAAAGCGTGCCAATTCCCCAAG GTTGCTACAGTCTGTTTCGAATAAACGATCCAAGGAAGAACTAGCGGGCGGTCCACGAAACCTATCATATTCTCGGCTGAGGAAGGGCCCTAAAGACAAACCTCAGGACTGA
- the LOC133720266 gene encoding cold-responsive protein kinase 1 isoform X2, with protein sequence MLQWFVVALVCSIGAKERRIWNLPAKPKGVLRDDTEVAIKCLSSDSRQGANEFLTEINTISRIRHPNLVELIGCCVEDSHRILVYEYLENNSLASSLLGSKSHVPLDWPQRAAICLGTATGLAFLHDEAEQHIVHRDIKASNILLDANFCPKIGDFGLAKLFPDNVTHLSTRVAGTVGYLAPEYALLGQLTKKADVYSFGVLLLEIISGRSSSKAAFGDELMVLVEWTWKLKEEERLIEIVDPELTAYPEAEVMRFIKVALFCTQEASHQRPAMKQVVEMLSKEVQLNEKLLVEPRPRRYVPQHGGGASGEGTSSSQSDKDKRGKSLANPDVTSTQSYIYESQTQMFPR encoded by the exons GGAGTTTTAAGAGATGACACAGAAGTTGCGATCAAGTGTCTTTCTTCAGACTCTAGACAAGGAGCAAATGAATTTTTGACAGAGATCAACACGATATCAAGAATACGACACCCAAACCTTGTCGAGCTTATTGGCTGCTGTGTGGAGGACAGTCACCGAATATTGGTATATGAATATCTGGAGAACAACAGTCTTGCAAGTTCTTTGCTTG GTTCAAAAAGTCATGTTCCTCTAGACTGGCCCCAGAGAGCAGCAATTTGCCTGGGTACAGCTACTGGTCTTGCTTTTCTTCATGACGAAGCTGAACAACATATTGTGCACAGAGATATCAAGGCTAGCAATATACTTCTCGATGCAAACTTTTGTCCTAAAATTGGAGATTTTGGGCTGGCAAAACTTTTTCCTGATAATGTCACTCATCTTAGTACTAGAGTGGCAGGAACTGT TGGATATCTGGCCCCAGAATATGCACTTTTGGGACAGCTTACAAAAAAAGCAGATGTATACAGCTTTGGGGTTCTCTTGCTTGAAATAATTAGTGGCAGAAGTAGTAGTAAGGCAGCCTTTGGTGACGAACTGATGGTTCTGGTGGAATGG ACTTGGAaactgaaagaagaagaaaggcttATAGAAATTGTCGATCCAGAATTGACTGCATATCCAGAGGCTGAGGTAATGCGCTTCATTAAGGTTGCGCTCTTTTGTACTCAAGAAGCTTCGCATCAAAGGCCGGCCATGAAGCAAGTAGTGGAAATGCTTTCCAAAGAGGTACAGCTAAATGAGAAGCTACTAGTAGAACCAAGGCCAAGGAGGTATGTACCTCAACATGGAGGTGGTGCCAGTGGGGAGGGAACATCATCTTCTCAGTCAGATAAAGATAAACGCGGGAAATCATTGGCAAATCCTGATGTAACTTCCACCCAGTCGTATATATATGAATCTCAAACGCAAATGTTTCCCAGGTGA
- the LOC133721300 gene encoding clathrin light chain 3-like translates to MSSFGSGSTRPFDDGETQSPPSIFSTGGGFGSSEAEEGLALREWRRRNAIELEEKEKKEKEKLKQIIEEAEAFKVEFYRKRELNVEKKKASNREAERVFLENQEKFHAEAERRNYWKAVAEMIPREVAAIEKRGKREKEKNKGSVVVIHGPKPGKPTDLSRMRQILVKLKQSPPAHWNPKPEEVAVARA, encoded by the exons ATGTCATCGTTCGGATCCGGGTCTACCCGCCCCTTCGACGACGGAGAGACTCAATCTCCGCCGTCGATCTTTTCAACCGGCGGTGGATTTGGAAGCTCCGAGGCGGAGGAGGGGCTTGCCCTGAGAGAGTGGCGGAG GCGGAATGCGATTGAgctggaggagaaggagaagaaggagaaagagaagctgAAGCAGATAATAGAGGAAGCCGAGGCGTTCAAAGTGGAGTTCTACAGGAAGCGGGAGCTGAAcgtggagaagaagaaggctTCGAACAGAGAAGCCGAGAGGGTATTTCTGGAAAATCAGGAGAAGTTTCATGCAGAAGCGGAGAGGAGGAATTACTGGAAAGCAGTTGCGGAGATGATTCCTCGTGAGGTTGCAGCGATTGAGAAgagggggaagagagagaaagagaagaataagGGCTCTGTGGTTGTGATTCACGGGCCGAAGCCTGGGAAGCCCACCGATCTTTCGAGGATGCGTCAGATTCTGGTGAAGCTGAAGCAGAGTCCTCCTGCTCACTGGAACCCTAAGCCAGAGGAGGTGGCTGTGGCTCGTGCTTAG
- the LOC133720266 gene encoding putative serine/threonine-protein kinase isoform X1 yields MVCSCFGVLNWCKGKENLEPSSQAQGIPTNNVRLFSYNSLRSATRNFHPSNKIGRGGYGVVYKGVLRDDTEVAIKCLSSDSRQGANEFLTEINTISRIRHPNLVELIGCCVEDSHRILVYEYLENNSLASSLLGSKSHVPLDWPQRAAICLGTATGLAFLHDEAEQHIVHRDIKASNILLDANFCPKIGDFGLAKLFPDNVTHLSTRVAGTVGYLAPEYALLGQLTKKADVYSFGVLLLEIISGRSSSKAAFGDELMVLVEWTWKLKEEERLIEIVDPELTAYPEAEVMRFIKVALFCTQEASHQRPAMKQVVEMLSKEVQLNEKLLVEPRPRRYVPQHGGGASGEGTSSSQSDKDKRGKSLANPDVTSTQSYIYESQTQMFPR; encoded by the exons GGATTCCTACCAACAATGTAAGGCTCTTTTCTTATAATTCATTGAGGTCAGCGACCAGGAATTTTCATCCTTCAAACAAAATAGGTAGAGGAGGCTATGGAGTTGTCTATAAG GGAGTTTTAAGAGATGACACAGAAGTTGCGATCAAGTGTCTTTCTTCAGACTCTAGACAAGGAGCAAATGAATTTTTGACAGAGATCAACACGATATCAAGAATACGACACCCAAACCTTGTCGAGCTTATTGGCTGCTGTGTGGAGGACAGTCACCGAATATTGGTATATGAATATCTGGAGAACAACAGTCTTGCAAGTTCTTTGCTTG GTTCAAAAAGTCATGTTCCTCTAGACTGGCCCCAGAGAGCAGCAATTTGCCTGGGTACAGCTACTGGTCTTGCTTTTCTTCATGACGAAGCTGAACAACATATTGTGCACAGAGATATCAAGGCTAGCAATATACTTCTCGATGCAAACTTTTGTCCTAAAATTGGAGATTTTGGGCTGGCAAAACTTTTTCCTGATAATGTCACTCATCTTAGTACTAGAGTGGCAGGAACTGT TGGATATCTGGCCCCAGAATATGCACTTTTGGGACAGCTTACAAAAAAAGCAGATGTATACAGCTTTGGGGTTCTCTTGCTTGAAATAATTAGTGGCAGAAGTAGTAGTAAGGCAGCCTTTGGTGACGAACTGATGGTTCTGGTGGAATGG ACTTGGAaactgaaagaagaagaaaggcttATAGAAATTGTCGATCCAGAATTGACTGCATATCCAGAGGCTGAGGTAATGCGCTTCATTAAGGTTGCGCTCTTTTGTACTCAAGAAGCTTCGCATCAAAGGCCGGCCATGAAGCAAGTAGTGGAAATGCTTTCCAAAGAGGTACAGCTAAATGAGAAGCTACTAGTAGAACCAAGGCCAAGGAGGTATGTACCTCAACATGGAGGTGGTGCCAGTGGGGAGGGAACATCATCTTCTCAGTCAGATAAAGATAAACGCGGGAAATCATTGGCAAATCCTGATGTAACTTCCACCCAGTCGTATATATATGAATCTCAAACGCAAATGTTTCCCAGGTGA